A single region of the Lycium barbarum isolate Lr01 chromosome 2, ASM1917538v2, whole genome shotgun sequence genome encodes:
- the LOC132625156 gene encoding receptor-like protein Cf-9 homolog isoform X2: protein MKQNQWIYDSYPKTLSWNKSTDCCSWDGVYCEESTGQVIELNLCGSQLQGKFDSNSSLFQLSNLKRLDLSFNDFSGSLISPKFGEFSSLTYLDLSNSDFSGLIPSEISHLSKLHVLYIWHTDPSGLRLGPHNFERLLRNLTQLRALDLTYVNISSIIPLNFSSFLTTLHVVDTQLFGILPERVFHLSYLESLYLSSNPQLIIGFPTTKWNSSASLIQLSLCGVNFIGRIPESFSYLTSLRWLYMTNTNLTGPISKPIWNLTSIQWLDLSNNSFTGKIQDFKSKTLYSIFLNHNQLQGPIPKSLLNQQHLRNLFLSQNNLSGQIDSTICNLKKLILLDLGSNNLEGSIPQCLGEMSRLQALDVSYNSLSGTINTSFRIGNTLQIIKLDGNKLQGKLPRSLINCKNLTLLGLGNNELNDTFPNWLGTLTYLKILRLRSNKLHGPIKDSRAENLFAQIRIIDLSSNGFSGELPVSLFENFRAMKTIDENNGTREYVAKTGFYTSSLIVTTKGLDIELPRVLTTNIIINLSSNRFGGYIPSIIGDLIGLRTLNLSHNGLEGHIPASLQHLSVLESLDLSSNKIGGEIPQQLASLTSLEVLNLSHNHLVGCIPKGKQFDTFENSSYQGNDRLQGFPLSRDCGGVGGVPQAITLVELDQGEEGDSAMISWQTFLMGYGCGLIVVLSLIYIMLATQNPTWFSRMVEEWEDKIITRMQKHKKRK from the exons ATGAAACAAA ACCAATGGATATATGATTCATATCCGAAAACACTATCATGGAACAAGAGCACAGATTGTTGCTCATGGGATGGAGTTTATTGTGAGGAGTCGACTGGACAAGTGATTGAGCTTAACCTCTGTGGCAGCCAACTAcaaggcaagtttgattctaacAGTAGCCTCTTCCAACTCTCCAATCTCAAAAGGCTTGATTTGTCTTTTAATGATTTTTCCGGGTCGCTCATTTCGCCTAAATTTGGTGAGTTTTCTAGTTTGACATATCTTGATTTGTCGAATTCAGATTTTTCTGGTCTAATCCCTTCTGAAATCTCTCATCTTTCTAAATTACACGTTCTTTATATATGGCATACCGATCCATCTGGGCTTAGATTAGGACCTCACAATTTTGAACGGCTCCTTAGGAACTTGACCCAACTAAGAGCGCTTGACCTTACCTATGTGAACATCTCTTCCATCATTCCTctaaatttctcttcttttttaacAACTCTACACGTTGTGGACACACAGTTATTTGGTATATTGCCCGAAAGAGTTTTCCACCTTTCCTACTTGGAATCTCTTTATTTATCATCCAATCCCCAGCTCATTATTGGGTTTCCCACAACCAAATGGAATAGCAGTGCATCTCTCATACAGTTATCTCTTTGCGGCGTGAATTTTATTGGTAGGATACCTGAATCATTTAGCTATCTAACTTCTCTGCGATGGTTGTACATGACTAATACCAATCTCACAGGGCCTATTTCTAAACCTATATGGAATCTCACCAGCATACAATGGTTAGATTTGAGCAATAACAGTTTCACTGGCAAAATTCAGGATTTCAAGTCCAAAACattgtattcaatttttttaaatcaCAATCAGCTGCAAGGTCCTATTCCAAAGTCACTTCTAAACCAGCAGCACCTACGAAATCTTTTTCTTTCTCAAAATAATCTCAGTGGACAAATTGATTCAACAATTTGCAATCTGAAAAAATTGATACTACTAGATTTGGGAAGTAATAATTTGGAGGGATCAATCCCCCAATGTTTGGGTGAGATGAGTAGGCTTCAGGCTTTGGATGTGAGCTACAATAGTCTAAGTGGGACAATTAATACAAGTTTTAGAATTGGAAACACACTCCAAATCATTAAATTGGATGGGAATAAGCTACAGGGGAAACTGCCACGGTCTTTGATCAATTGTAAAAACTTGACACTACTTGGTTTAGGTAATAATGAGTTGAATGACACATTTCCAAATTGGTTGGGAACCTTAACTTATTTGAAGATTTTAAGATTGAGATCGAATAAGTTGCATGGCCCTATAAAAGATTCAAGGGCTGAAAACTTGTTTGCTCAAATTCGAATAATAGATCTCTCATCCAATGGATTTAGTGGAGAATTACCGGTGAGCCTTTTTGAGAATTTCCGAGCTATGAAAACAATTGATGAGAACAATGGAACCCGAGAGTATGTAGCAAAAACTGGTTTTTACACAAGTTCTTTGATAGTGACAACAAAGGGATTGGATATTGAACTTCCTCGAGTTTTGACTACAAACATAATCATCAATCTCTCTAGCAATAGGTTTGGAGGTTATATTCCAAGTATTATTGGAGACCTCATTGGGCTTCGTACATTGAACTTATCTCACAACGGCTTGGAAGGTCATATACCAGCATCATTGCAACATCTCTCTGTACTTGAATCGTTGGATCTCTCATCTAACAAAATTGGCGGAGAAATTCCGCAACAGCTTGCATCCCTCACATCACTTGAAGTCTTAAATCTCTCTCACAATCATCTTGTTGGATGCATCCCCAAAGGAAAACAATTTGATACGTTTGAGAACAGTTCGTACCAAGGGAATGATAGATTACAAGGATTTCCACTCTCAAGAGATTGTGGCGGTGTTGGTGGAGTACCACAAGCGATAACTCTAGTCGAGCTAGATCAAGGAGAAGAAGGAGATTCAGCAATGATCAGTTGGCAGACGTTTCTCATGGGTTACGGTTGTGGTCTAATTGTTGTACTCTCCCTAATATACATAATGTTGGCAACCCAAAATCCAACATGGTTTTCGAGGATGGTTGAAGAATGGGAAGACAAGATTATTACAAGAATGCAAAAGCACAAGAAAAGGAAATAG
- the LOC132625156 gene encoding receptor-like protein 9DC1 isoform X3 has translation MGYQKLALFLLYVAFLCQLVSSSSLPHLCPNDQALALLQFKHMFTINPNVSLYSECFNYAIDQWIYDSYPKTLSWNKSTDCCSWDGVYCEESTGQVIELNLCGSQLQGKFDSNSSLFQLSNLKRLDLSFNDFSGSLISPKFGPISKPIWNLTSIQWLDLSNNSFTGKIQDFKSKTLYSIFLNHNQLQGPIPKSLLNQQHLRNLFLSQNNLSGQIDSTICNLKKLILLDLGSNNLEGSIPQCLGEMSRLQALDVSYNSLSGTINTSFRIGNTLQIIKLDGNKLQGKLPRSLINCKNLTLLGLGNNELNDTFPNWLGTLTYLKILRLRSNKLHGPIKDSRAENLFAQIRIIDLSSNGFSGELPVSLFENFRAMKTIDENNGTREYVAKTGFYTSSLIVTTKGLDIELPRVLTTNIIINLSSNRFGGYIPSIIGDLIGLRTLNLSHNGLEGHIPASLQHLSVLESLDLSSNKIGGEIPQQLASLTSLEVLNLSHNHLVGCIPKGKQFDTFENSSYQGNDRLQGFPLSRDCGGVGGVPQAITLVELDQGEEGDSAMISWQTFLMGYGCGLIVVLSLIYIMLATQNPTWFSRMVEEWEDKIITRMQKHKKRK, from the exons ATGGGTTATCAAAAACTTGCATTGTTTCTGCTATATGTAGCCTTTCTCTGTCAACTTGTTTCCTCTTCATCCTTACCTCATTTGTGCCCCAATGATCAAGCCCTTGCTCTTCTTCAATTCAAGCACATGTTTACCATAAATCCTAATGTTTCTCTTTATTCTGAATGTTTCAACTACGCAATAGACCAATGGATATATGATTCATATCCGAAAACACTATCATGGAACAAGAGCACAGATTGTTGCTCATGGGATGGAGTTTATTGTGAGGAGTCGACTGGACAAGTGATTGAGCTTAACCTCTGTGGCAGCCAACTAcaaggcaagtttgattctaacAGTAGCCTCTTCCAACTCTCCAATCTCAAAAGGCTTGATTTGTCTTTTAATGATTTTTCCGGGTCGCTCATTTCGCCTAAATTTG GGCCTATTTCTAAACCTATATGGAATCTCACCAGCATACAATGGTTAGATTTGAGCAATAACAGTTTCACTGGCAAAATTCAGGATTTCAAGTCCAAAACattgtattcaatttttttaaatcaCAATCAGCTGCAAGGTCCTATTCCAAAGTCACTTCTAAACCAGCAGCACCTACGAAATCTTTTTCTTTCTCAAAATAATCTCAGTGGACAAATTGATTCAACAATTTGCAATCTGAAAAAATTGATACTACTAGATTTGGGAAGTAATAATTTGGAGGGATCAATCCCCCAATGTTTGGGTGAGATGAGTAGGCTTCAGGCTTTGGATGTGAGCTACAATAGTCTAAGTGGGACAATTAATACAAGTTTTAGAATTGGAAACACACTCCAAATCATTAAATTGGATGGGAATAAGCTACAGGGGAAACTGCCACGGTCTTTGATCAATTGTAAAAACTTGACACTACTTGGTTTAGGTAATAATGAGTTGAATGACACATTTCCAAATTGGTTGGGAACCTTAACTTATTTGAAGATTTTAAGATTGAGATCGAATAAGTTGCATGGCCCTATAAAAGATTCAAGGGCTGAAAACTTGTTTGCTCAAATTCGAATAATAGATCTCTCATCCAATGGATTTAGTGGAGAATTACCGGTGAGCCTTTTTGAGAATTTCCGAGCTATGAAAACAATTGATGAGAACAATGGAACCCGAGAGTATGTAGCAAAAACTGGTTTTTACACAAGTTCTTTGATAGTGACAACAAAGGGATTGGATATTGAACTTCCTCGAGTTTTGACTACAAACATAATCATCAATCTCTCTAGCAATAGGTTTGGAGGTTATATTCCAAGTATTATTGGAGACCTCATTGGGCTTCGTACATTGAACTTATCTCACAACGGCTTGGAAGGTCATATACCAGCATCATTGCAACATCTCTCTGTACTTGAATCGTTGGATCTCTCATCTAACAAAATTGGCGGAGAAATTCCGCAACAGCTTGCATCCCTCACATCACTTGAAGTCTTAAATCTCTCTCACAATCATCTTGTTGGATGCATCCCCAAAGGAAAACAATTTGATACGTTTGAGAACAGTTCGTACCAAGGGAATGATAGATTACAAGGATTTCCACTCTCAAGAGATTGTGGCGGTGTTGGTGGAGTACCACAAGCGATAACTCTAGTCGAGCTAGATCAAGGAGAAGAAGGAGATTCAGCAATGATCAGTTGGCAGACGTTTCTCATGGGTTACGGTTGTGGTCTAATTGTTGTACTCTCCCTAATATACATAATGTTGGCAACCCAAAATCCAACATGGTTTTCGAGGATGGTTGAAGAATGGGAAGACAAGATTATTACAAGAATGCAAAAGCACAAGAAAAGGAAATAG
- the LOC132625156 gene encoding receptor-like protein 9DC3 isoform X1, with protein sequence MGYQKLALFLLYVAFLCQLVSSSSLPHLCPNDQALALLQFKHMFTINPNVSLYSECFNYAIDQWIYDSYPKTLSWNKSTDCCSWDGVYCEESTGQVIELNLCGSQLQGKFDSNSSLFQLSNLKRLDLSFNDFSGSLISPKFGEFSSLTYLDLSNSDFSGLIPSEISHLSKLHVLYIWHTDPSGLRLGPHNFERLLRNLTQLRALDLTYVNISSIIPLNFSSFLTTLHVVDTQLFGILPERVFHLSYLESLYLSSNPQLIIGFPTTKWNSSASLIQLSLCGVNFIGRIPESFSYLTSLRWLYMTNTNLTGPISKPIWNLTSIQWLDLSNNSFTGKIQDFKSKTLYSIFLNHNQLQGPIPKSLLNQQHLRNLFLSQNNLSGQIDSTICNLKKLILLDLGSNNLEGSIPQCLGEMSRLQALDVSYNSLSGTINTSFRIGNTLQIIKLDGNKLQGKLPRSLINCKNLTLLGLGNNELNDTFPNWLGTLTYLKILRLRSNKLHGPIKDSRAENLFAQIRIIDLSSNGFSGELPVSLFENFRAMKTIDENNGTREYVAKTGFYTSSLIVTTKGLDIELPRVLTTNIIINLSSNRFGGYIPSIIGDLIGLRTLNLSHNGLEGHIPASLQHLSVLESLDLSSNKIGGEIPQQLASLTSLEVLNLSHNHLVGCIPKGKQFDTFENSSYQGNDRLQGFPLSRDCGGVGGVPQAITLVELDQGEEGDSAMISWQTFLMGYGCGLIVVLSLIYIMLATQNPTWFSRMVEEWEDKIITRMQKHKKRK encoded by the coding sequence ATGGGTTATCAAAAACTTGCATTGTTTCTGCTATATGTAGCCTTTCTCTGTCAACTTGTTTCCTCTTCATCCTTACCTCATTTGTGCCCCAATGATCAAGCCCTTGCTCTTCTTCAATTCAAGCACATGTTTACCATAAATCCTAATGTTTCTCTTTATTCTGAATGTTTCAACTACGCAATAGACCAATGGATATATGATTCATATCCGAAAACACTATCATGGAACAAGAGCACAGATTGTTGCTCATGGGATGGAGTTTATTGTGAGGAGTCGACTGGACAAGTGATTGAGCTTAACCTCTGTGGCAGCCAACTAcaaggcaagtttgattctaacAGTAGCCTCTTCCAACTCTCCAATCTCAAAAGGCTTGATTTGTCTTTTAATGATTTTTCCGGGTCGCTCATTTCGCCTAAATTTGGTGAGTTTTCTAGTTTGACATATCTTGATTTGTCGAATTCAGATTTTTCTGGTCTAATCCCTTCTGAAATCTCTCATCTTTCTAAATTACACGTTCTTTATATATGGCATACCGATCCATCTGGGCTTAGATTAGGACCTCACAATTTTGAACGGCTCCTTAGGAACTTGACCCAACTAAGAGCGCTTGACCTTACCTATGTGAACATCTCTTCCATCATTCCTctaaatttctcttcttttttaacAACTCTACACGTTGTGGACACACAGTTATTTGGTATATTGCCCGAAAGAGTTTTCCACCTTTCCTACTTGGAATCTCTTTATTTATCATCCAATCCCCAGCTCATTATTGGGTTTCCCACAACCAAATGGAATAGCAGTGCATCTCTCATACAGTTATCTCTTTGCGGCGTGAATTTTATTGGTAGGATACCTGAATCATTTAGCTATCTAACTTCTCTGCGATGGTTGTACATGACTAATACCAATCTCACAGGGCCTATTTCTAAACCTATATGGAATCTCACCAGCATACAATGGTTAGATTTGAGCAATAACAGTTTCACTGGCAAAATTCAGGATTTCAAGTCCAAAACattgtattcaatttttttaaatcaCAATCAGCTGCAAGGTCCTATTCCAAAGTCACTTCTAAACCAGCAGCACCTACGAAATCTTTTTCTTTCTCAAAATAATCTCAGTGGACAAATTGATTCAACAATTTGCAATCTGAAAAAATTGATACTACTAGATTTGGGAAGTAATAATTTGGAGGGATCAATCCCCCAATGTTTGGGTGAGATGAGTAGGCTTCAGGCTTTGGATGTGAGCTACAATAGTCTAAGTGGGACAATTAATACAAGTTTTAGAATTGGAAACACACTCCAAATCATTAAATTGGATGGGAATAAGCTACAGGGGAAACTGCCACGGTCTTTGATCAATTGTAAAAACTTGACACTACTTGGTTTAGGTAATAATGAGTTGAATGACACATTTCCAAATTGGTTGGGAACCTTAACTTATTTGAAGATTTTAAGATTGAGATCGAATAAGTTGCATGGCCCTATAAAAGATTCAAGGGCTGAAAACTTGTTTGCTCAAATTCGAATAATAGATCTCTCATCCAATGGATTTAGTGGAGAATTACCGGTGAGCCTTTTTGAGAATTTCCGAGCTATGAAAACAATTGATGAGAACAATGGAACCCGAGAGTATGTAGCAAAAACTGGTTTTTACACAAGTTCTTTGATAGTGACAACAAAGGGATTGGATATTGAACTTCCTCGAGTTTTGACTACAAACATAATCATCAATCTCTCTAGCAATAGGTTTGGAGGTTATATTCCAAGTATTATTGGAGACCTCATTGGGCTTCGTACATTGAACTTATCTCACAACGGCTTGGAAGGTCATATACCAGCATCATTGCAACATCTCTCTGTACTTGAATCGTTGGATCTCTCATCTAACAAAATTGGCGGAGAAATTCCGCAACAGCTTGCATCCCTCACATCACTTGAAGTCTTAAATCTCTCTCACAATCATCTTGTTGGATGCATCCCCAAAGGAAAACAATTTGATACGTTTGAGAACAGTTCGTACCAAGGGAATGATAGATTACAAGGATTTCCACTCTCAAGAGATTGTGGCGGTGTTGGTGGAGTACCACAAGCGATAACTCTAGTCGAGCTAGATCAAGGAGAAGAAGGAGATTCAGCAATGATCAGTTGGCAGACGTTTCTCATGGGTTACGGTTGTGGTCTAATTGTTGTACTCTCCCTAATATACATAATGTTGGCAACCCAAAATCCAACATGGTTTTCGAGGATGGTTGAAGAATGGGAAGACAAGATTATTACAAGAATGCAAAAGCACAAGAAAAGGAAATAG